Genomic segment of Drosophila takahashii strain IR98-3 E-12201 chromosome X, DtakHiC1v2, whole genome shotgun sequence:
CCCTTTGAGAGGTCAGCTTTTGGTTTTCTACTTCTTTTTCTACGCCATTCTGTGACGTCAATTTGTAATGAACCTCTGTTGAAAGGCAGTTAATTAATCGATTACTAAATTGTATGTTCTTTTGGGGTTACAAAATGATTACAAGGTTTTAGCACGATACAATCTTTTCgagttgtttgtttttttctacAAAGAAGGTATATTTTGATAGATATACTACTTATACTTTTTACCTTagtatgaatatatatatatatatttaatattttatttatttattattttttgttccagAATGAATTTAACTATTATTTCCATCATCACTAAACTGAGTTAGGTTCTTATGCATAGttctcaaaacattttaaaggtGGAATATTTAgcacttatatatatattgtaagttaataaaaaaaaaccgatatgttatcaaattttaattgaaaagtatAATCATTTTTGTTGCTGTATCATTTGTTTAATCCCTATTATTATGCCCAATCTAACAATCgattaattctattttaatctGCTCTTAAGACACAACAAATGTCCGAAGTTCAATAAACCTTTAGGGATGCAGGCTGTAGATCATAAATAAGCTGTGCATAATTACCCTAGGACTAAGCTTTTGGTCCACACCCAACCCAATCATCAGgttttattcgtttttaagtcttttgaaGACATCATAATTTATGGAACAGATGTCTGGCCGCTTTGGGATatgcataaaacaaaaaacataagaCATACGTGTATGTGTATCAATCACGGCGATAGATTGTCTCGTTTATGGTTATCAGTCAGACTTTTTGGCAAAGTCTTTGACTTCGATTAGCATAAAGACAAACGTTTTGTCTGTCTGCTTGTCGTCGGTTTTTATGGCcacaaagcaaataaataaataaaaacacaagcGGAAAAATACAAGACAAAAAAATGGATGATAATTTATAATGAACATGTTGTTGATGCACCTCCCATAGGGCTATAAAGCCCTCTGGGATTACTTGGCCCTCTTGTAGACATAGCCGCCATTCGGTGCATAGACGGTATCCGCCATGCTCTTGGGATCATCGGCCAACGGATGAGGATGGGGATGCTCCTTTTggggctcctcctcctttggCGGATGCTCCTCATCGGAGTAGCCCGGTGGAGCGGGTCCTCCAAAGCCAGGTCCAAATTGCTGATAGGGATTCTGGGGATTTCCGGGCACTGAAGGTCCTCCGAAGCCCTGCGGCACATTGAATCCCTGGAACGGTGGACCCTGGGCATTGGTCAGCGGAAGTCCCTGGTTGGTCAGGAATTCCGGGAAGCCGTTTCCGGGTACTCCTTGTGGTGGAAAAGGTCCTGGCTGGGGCGCAAAGGGAGGTCCTTGAGGTGGAAAGCCATTTCCGGGCTGGAAGCTTGCGCCCTGTGGTGGAAAGCCTGCTCCTTGTGGTGGAAAGCCTGCTCCCTGTGGTGGAAAGCCAGGTCCTTGTGGGCCAAAACCTGCTCCTTGGGGTGGAAAGCCTGCTCCCTGAGGTGGAAAGCCTCCTTCCTGTGGTGGAAAGCCTGCTCCCTGTGGTGGAAAGCCTGCTCCCTGAGGTGGAAAGCCCGCCTGAGGACCGAAAGAACCTCCGGGAAAAGCGCCACCTGGAGGCAGTTGGAAAGCGGCATTCGGTGGGCCACCCGGGAAAggtcctcctgctcctcctccaccgaTTCCTGGACCCACTCCCTCACCAGGAACAGCGCCACCGAAGCCAAAGAATGGCGGGTAGATGGGCAGGGGGAAGTTGGGTGGCTGGACGGGCGGTGGTGGAACATTGCTGCCCGTGGGAATGGCATAGCCCGGTGGCAGGGGCAAACCATTCGAGGGATAGAAGCCAGAGGGATCCTTTTGGATCTCCTGGGCCTCATCCGCCTGTTTCGCCGCACTGGGCGGTATGTAATCCTTGGGCAGCAGGTGACTCACATCCCCGTTTGCAAGGGGCAGAAGTAGGACCAAAAAAGCCCATAGCTGCATCATCTCGAGGTGGTGGTCCGGCTTTATCTCTGGGAGCTTCCACGGCTTCCACGGTAACTATGTGGCCACGGGCCCCGAAATCCGCACTTATAAGACAGCTGATTATATAAATCGCGGCCCGCTCATTTCACTTTCCCATTCGACGAACGGAAATTGACTTTGCATCACAGCACAAAAGGTTCCATAAATAGTCGCCGATCTGTGGATCGAAGGTGCGAGGGGAAGTGCCAAAATTgaactataaaaattaatttggcgGCCggattttacataaataaaataagacaCCGATATCGGAGTGCCAAATTTAGCATTGAAAAGGTGCGAAAGAAAGAAACACAAATATACGATTATTTACAGGTTACAATTCAGTGATGGTGAACCCATGAACTCTTAGTCGAAAACAAATGACAACTTTAAAGCATTTGTCAGTGTTGATTAGGCACAAGAAAAACACCGAAAAACTGGCACAATATTTAGTAACTGAAAGGggaataaaattagtttaggtatggattatttaaaaaaaatataatgtggAATCTATGAATTGGGAATAACGGTGTTGAATAAGTCAGATTGAAGCAAATAAGCTAATaagctttatttaattaaagctttttttaaaattagcaGAAAAGCTGCGAAATAAGTTAGTATCAACTTCCAAGTTTAATCAAAGCTCTAAGAGAAAGCACAATGGGTTAATCAAAGCTTTGCGTTACATTTGATATTAAGCCATAGATAACACCAAATTTCAGTGTTGTTGGCGTTCGTCTACAACACAGCTGAGTACGCTGAATGCAAGAAGGAAAATAATGGACTCAAAGAAAcacttaaatattacattagtTATTGATGCCACTCGAAAGAATATGTACTTGTTTTATTGGTTTCAGTTTAAGCTAGCTTAAGAAGTAAGAGCTATTTTGGACAATGATTTAATGTTTATGGTCTGCTGTGACTAAGGAAGAAGtaagaacaaaacaaaaccaaaacaagaatagaaaatatatttggcaAGCCAAACCGcataaaatagtttatttttgtctaaaattcaaatccgTATTTTCCATCCTAAAATATCGGTAACAAAGAAagtaatgatccaaatatggaatgtcgtaccttgttgaactcgtGATTTAATtccctaacgattggcattcaaacctagaaatttttaaatgttgtcattttttgcaaaaaattgtgagtaaccccttatcaaaaatgcgaaaattggtcaaaaaattaatttccaagAAAGTGATGGGATTCGTTAGTACAGGtcgttagctgttcaaaacagttggtcttttagctgtagaCCTTGAATTGTCCAAGCTACGActtaaaaaccataaaaaaggacttttttttgtcgaaA
This window contains:
- the LOC108054577 gene encoding basic salivary proline-rich protein 1; translated protein: MMQLWAFLVLLLPLANGDVSHLLPKDYIPPSAAKQADEAQEIQKDPSGFYPSNGLPLPPGYAIPTGSNVPPPPVQPPNFPLPIYPPFFGFGGAVPGEGVGPGIGGGGAGGPFPGGPPNAAFQLPPGGAFPGGSFGPQAGFPPQGAGFPPQGAGFPPQEGGFPPQGAGFPPQGAGFGPQGPGFPPQGAGFPPQGAGFPPQGASFQPGNGFPPQGPPFAPQPGPFPPQGVPGNGFPEFLTNQGLPLTNAQGPPFQGFNVPQGFGGPSVPGNPQNPYQQFGPGFGGPAPPGYSDEEHPPKEEEPQKEHPHPHPLADDPKSMADTVYAPNGGYVYKRAK